The following proteins are encoded in a genomic region of Pelodictyon phaeoclathratiforme BU-1:
- a CDS encoding ABC-F family ATP-binding cassette domain-containing protein: MLEARNLSLSVGTKELLTDTSFRIGDKDHVSLVGLNGTGKTTLLRLISGPSIDSALITTGHFMKSADTTIGYLPQEISFDADLEKTALQYALQANARLAELANKITRMEHELALPEQDYESESYHQLIERFSDAMHEFDHLGGYTMQSNAEKVLAGLGFSEIDFHKKVKAFSGGWQMRLHLTKLLLQNPTLLLLDEPTNHLDIDSLRWLENYLLNYEHSYIIVSHDRFFLDKLTTKTLEIAFERINEYKGNYSYYEKEKAERYELMMGQYTNDLKKMAELKAFVDRFRYKATKARQAQSRLKQMEKMEKNMFTPEEDNARISFRFPKANPSGREVMRLQGVKKAYLLPDGTKKQVLNSIDLEVMRGDRIAIVGSNGAGKTTFCKILAGEIDFEGKLTMGHNVTLNYFAQHQTENLSQDKSVYMEMMDSAPSSEAQKRVRDILGCFLFSGDAVNKKIRVLSGGEKSRVALAKILLQASNLLIMDEPTNHLDMRSKEMLIDSLEYYDGTLLIVSHDRYFLDSLVNKVVEIKNGSLQLHLGTYAEYLETAEKVIEAERKQEAAQKQKSQAAPAKATEKENEQAKKSAAAKKDKKRMDEVEQKINRLEQKKESIETLMANEDFYKKSQEETNKTLEGYHALCKELNTLFAEWEAGS; the protein is encoded by the coding sequence ATGCTTGAAGCCCGTAACCTCTCTCTCAGCGTCGGAACCAAAGAGCTCCTGACCGATACGTCATTCCGCATTGGCGACAAAGACCATGTCAGTCTTGTCGGTCTTAACGGAACAGGAAAAACCACCCTTTTGCGCCTTATCAGCGGACCATCAATCGATTCAGCCCTCATCACCACCGGCCATTTCATGAAATCGGCTGATACCACCATCGGTTATCTTCCACAGGAGATCTCCTTCGATGCCGATCTGGAAAAAACCGCACTGCAATATGCCCTTCAGGCCAACGCAAGGCTCGCTGAACTGGCCAATAAAATAACCCGCATGGAGCACGAGCTTGCCCTGCCCGAACAGGATTACGAAAGCGAGTCATACCACCAGCTTATCGAGCGCTTTTCCGATGCCATGCACGAATTTGACCATCTCGGCGGCTACACCATGCAGTCCAATGCCGAAAAGGTGCTCGCCGGTCTCGGATTCAGCGAAATAGATTTTCACAAAAAAGTAAAGGCTTTTTCCGGCGGATGGCAGATGCGCCTGCACCTCACCAAACTGCTGCTGCAGAACCCGACCCTGCTGCTGCTTGATGAGCCGACCAACCACCTCGACATCGACTCACTCCGATGGCTTGAAAATTATCTCCTCAACTACGAGCACAGTTATATCATCGTCTCGCACGACCGTTTCTTCCTCGACAAACTGACCACCAAAACCCTTGAAATCGCCTTTGAGCGCATCAACGAATACAAGGGAAACTATTCCTACTACGAAAAGGAGAAGGCTGAGCGCTATGAGCTGATGATGGGCCAATACACCAATGACCTGAAAAAAATGGCGGAGCTGAAGGCCTTTGTTGACCGCTTCCGCTACAAGGCCACAAAAGCACGCCAGGCACAGAGCCGCCTCAAGCAGATGGAGAAGATGGAGAAAAACATGTTCACCCCTGAAGAGGATAACGCACGCATCTCCTTCCGATTTCCGAAAGCCAACCCTTCAGGACGCGAAGTCATGCGGCTCCAGGGAGTCAAAAAAGCATACCTGCTGCCTGATGGCACAAAAAAACAGGTACTCAACAGCATCGATCTGGAAGTGATGCGCGGCGACCGGATTGCCATTGTCGGCTCAAACGGAGCAGGAAAAACCACCTTCTGCAAAATCCTTGCGGGAGAGATCGACTTCGAAGGCAAACTGACCATGGGGCACAACGTTACCCTCAACTACTTTGCCCAGCACCAGACCGAAAACCTCTCGCAGGATAAAAGCGTCTATATGGAGATGATGGACTCCGCCCCCTCATCCGAAGCACAGAAAAGAGTGCGCGACATTCTCGGCTGTTTTCTTTTCAGCGGAGACGCGGTCAATAAAAAAATCCGGGTACTCTCGGGAGGAGAAAAATCGAGGGTGGCTCTGGCAAAAATCCTGCTTCAGGCCTCCAACCTGCTGATCATGGATGAACCAACCAACCATCTCGACATGCGATCAAAAGAGATGCTGATCGACTCGCTTGAATACTATGATGGCACCCTCCTCATTGTCAGCCACGACCGCTACTTCCTCGACAGCTTGGTCAACAAGGTCGTTGAAATAAAAAACGGTTCGCTGCAGCTCCACCTCGGCACCTATGCCGAATACCTTGAAACCGCTGAAAAAGTGATCGAAGCCGAGCGCAAACAGGAGGCCGCACAGAAGCAAAAAAGCCAGGCCGCGCCAGCAAAAGCAACCGAAAAGGAGAACGAGCAGGCGAAAAAGAGCGCAGCCGCCAAAAAAGACAAAAAAAGAATGGACGAGGTCGAACAGAAAATCAATCGTCTGGAGCAAAAGAAAGAGTCGATTGAAACCCTCATGGCAAACGAAGACTTCTATAAAAAAAGTCAGGAAGAGACCAACAAAACTCTTGAAGGCTACCATGCACTCTGCAAAGAGCTGAACACCCTTTTTGCCGAATGGGAGGCCGGGTCGTAA